A genomic segment from Vagococcus zengguangii encodes:
- a CDS encoding universal stress protein: MLLQEYKTILVGIDGSDQAFTAFQKALAVAKRNDAKIILAHIIESRLFGNTGYALTSADIIEVEKDRSKTMLQDYVEYASKQDFDNLETVLTFGTPKFVMTEELPEKYDVDLIMIGQSGLNAVERVIIGSVSEYVVRHAKCDVLIVRSDKDIKSKKNRQSSKS; encoded by the coding sequence ATGTTATTGCAAGAGTATAAAACAATTTTAGTTGGTATTGATGGTAGTGATCAGGCTTTCACCGCATTTCAAAAGGCGTTAGCAGTAGCCAAACGTAACGATGCAAAAATCATTTTAGCTCATATTATCGAAAGCCGTTTGTTTGGGAATACAGGGTATGCCTTAACAAGCGCTGATATTATTGAGGTGGAAAAAGATCGCTCAAAAACTATGTTACAAGATTACGTCGAGTATGCAAGTAAGCAAGATTTTGACAATTTAGAAACTGTTTTAACATTTGGCACCCCAAAATTCGTGATGACCGAAGAATTACCAGAAAAATATGATGTCGACTTAATTATGATTGGTCAATCTGGCTTAAATGCTGTTGAACGTGTTATTATTGGGAGTGTCAGCGAATATGTTGTCCGTCATGCTAAATGTGATGTACTGATTGTTCGTTCTGACAAGGATATCAAAAGCAAAAAAAATAGACAAAGTAGTAAGTCTTAG
- the ytpR gene encoding YtpR family tRNA-binding protein, whose translation MIFSYNKEAVGDVLVAIVDNSGSEKVSFERKGNVAKVFTADKTVGYNFFDVSTYLNDLEGQGQVFLTESQVISLNEQLSDAGFDANLVADNSPKFVVGYVKECVPHEDSDHLSVTKIEVDNGEELQIVCGAPNIEQGQKVVVAKPGAMMPNGLIIWPGNLRGVDSYGMVCSAKELNLPNAPQVKGILVLPEDAVVGSEFKG comes from the coding sequence ATGATTTTTTCATATAATAAAGAAGCCGTTGGCGACGTGTTAGTTGCGATTGTCGACAATTCAGGATCAGAGAAAGTTTCTTTTGAGCGCAAAGGAAACGTTGCAAAAGTTTTTACTGCTGATAAGACAGTGGGATATAACTTCTTCGATGTTTCCACTTATTTAAATGATTTAGAAGGACAAGGACAAGTTTTCTTAACAGAATCACAAGTGATTAGTTTAAATGAGCAATTAAGTGACGCTGGTTTTGACGCGAACTTAGTAGCGGACAATAGTCCCAAATTTGTCGTTGGTTATGTTAAGGAATGTGTACCTCATGAAGATTCTGATCACTTATCAGTGACAAAAATTGAAGTAGACAATGGGGAAGAATTACAAATTGTTTGTGGTGCACCAAATATTGAACAGGGGCAAAAAGTTGTTGTAGCTAAACCAGGCGCTATGATGCCGAATGGTTTAATTATCTGGCCAGGTAATTTAAGAGGCGTGGATAGCTACGGAATGGTATGTTCTGCCAAAGAATTAAACTTACCAAATGCGCCTCAAGTAAAAGGGATTTTAGTTTTACCAGAAGACGCTGTCGTTGGTTCTGAGTTTAAAGGCTAA
- the zapA gene encoding cell division protein ZapA translates to MNKTRYKAEINGETYTIVGTETKAHMDAVTGLANHQIDKIIELSPDTSLTKAAVLLAINVLSDELHLQEKCNQLETEINELKKNKDCMDELDKALSRIDELERRLARFEVYDKKARDIVAAENLTYEDLSLAEIQELINKHNLEKIQQESDLK, encoded by the coding sequence ATGAATAAAACACGTTATAAAGCAGAAATTAATGGTGAAACTTATACAATTGTTGGAACTGAAACCAAAGCACATATGGATGCTGTTACTGGTTTAGCCAATCATCAAATTGATAAGATTATTGAACTTTCACCTGATACATCGCTGACTAAAGCGGCAGTGTTGCTAGCTATTAATGTCCTTTCAGATGAGTTGCATCTTCAAGAAAAGTGTAATCAATTAGAAACTGAAATTAATGAATTAAAGAAAAATAAAGATTGTATGGATGAATTAGATAAAGCCTTATCCCGCATCGATGAGCTAGAACGACGACTAGCACGCTTTGAAGTTTATGATAAGAAGGCTCGAGATATAGTAGCAGCTGAAAATTTAACTTATGAAGACCTATCACTTGCTGAAATTCAAGAGTTAATTAATAAGCACAATCTGGAAAAAATTCAACAGGAAAGTGATTTGAAGTAA
- a CDS encoding thioredoxin family protein, whose protein sequence is MIKPTSLEHLAELINTGKHVLFFTANWCGDCVFIKPYLPEIMATFPELSFVEIDRDEYLDVCIEMGVMGIPSFIIVDKGQELGRFVSKERKTKEQVIEFITPFY, encoded by the coding sequence ATGATTAAACCAACTAGCTTAGAACATTTAGCAGAATTAATTAATACAGGTAAACATGTCTTATTCTTCACTGCTAATTGGTGTGGTGATTGTGTCTTTATTAAACCATATTTGCCAGAAATCATGGCCACTTTTCCAGAGTTATCATTTGTTGAAATAGACCGTGACGAGTATTTAGATGTATGCATCGAGATGGGGGTCATGGGGATTCCAAGTTTTATTATCGTGGATAAAGGGCAAGAACTCGGAAGATTCGTCAGCAAAGAACGCAAAACGAAAGAGCAAGTTATCGAGTTCATCACACCCTTTTATTAA
- the rnhC gene encoding ribonuclease HIII, translating into MSSYSLKNQSKTQLNTIKEHYQAFLQPKVPAHALFVAKAPGVTVTAYHSGTVLFQGNNAETEGNRWDNSSTSSSTPSNSTAKKTSSNLPTGFSQWNVVGSDEVGNGSYLGPVVVCASYVTKEQMPLLKELGVKDSKMLKDSEIIKIAADLKHVIQYQELVVTPQKYNEIQPNYNVNRMKVALHNQAIYLLLKKIAPEQPQGILIDQFTPEGNYRKYLSMEKNQVKDDLYFTTKGEQYHLAVAAASIICRASFLNELKKASQELGFNVPSGAGKPSDLAAAKILKRGGIELLSKYAKLHFANTDKAKKLLK; encoded by the coding sequence ATGAGTAGCTATTCATTAAAAAATCAATCTAAGACACAACTTAATACAATTAAAGAGCACTATCAAGCATTCTTACAACCTAAAGTTCCCGCGCACGCCCTTTTCGTAGCCAAAGCACCTGGCGTAACGGTTACAGCATACCATTCAGGAACAGTCTTATTTCAAGGAAATAACGCCGAAACAGAAGGAAATCGTTGGGACAATTCCTCAACAAGTTCATCCACTCCTAGCAATTCAACAGCAAAAAAAACAAGCAGTAACTTACCTACTGGCTTTTCTCAGTGGAACGTGGTCGGTAGCGATGAAGTTGGAAACGGTAGTTATCTAGGTCCAGTCGTCGTTTGCGCTAGCTATGTAACCAAAGAACAAATGCCTTTACTTAAAGAGCTAGGGGTAAAAGATTCAAAAATGCTAAAGGATAGCGAAATCATCAAAATAGCTGCTGACTTGAAACATGTCATTCAATATCAAGAACTTGTGGTTACACCACAAAAATATAACGAAATCCAACCAAATTATAACGTCAACCGTATGAAAGTTGCCTTACATAATCAAGCAATTTATTTATTGTTAAAAAAAATAGCACCTGAACAACCACAAGGCATTTTAATTGATCAATTCACACCTGAAGGTAATTACCGAAAATATTTAAGTATGGAAAAAAATCAAGTCAAAGATGACCTTTATTTCACGACTAAAGGAGAACAATATCATCTGGCCGTCGCTGCCGCATCAATTATTTGCCGCGCTAGCTTCTTAAATGAATTGAAAAAAGCCAGTCAGGAACTTGGTTTCAACGTTCCTTCTGGTGCGGGCAAACCGTCTGATTTAGCTGCCGCTAAGATTTTAAAACGCGGGGGTATCGAATTATTAAGCAAATACGCCAAACTTCATTTTGCAAATACCGATAAAGCAAAAAAATTATTAAAATAA
- a CDS encoding DUF1292 domain-containing protein, which produces MGHNHDHDCACGHDHKEEKHEGCGCGHDHNHDHNHDHENREFITLIDEAGNEALFEILLTIDGEEEFADKKYVLLYPAEFDEDGEEEIDLLAYQYIESEDDSEGELKPIETDAEWDMIEEVFNAFAAEEE; this is translated from the coding sequence ATGGGACATAATCACGATCACGATTGCGCATGCGGTCACGACCATAAAGAAGAAAAACACGAAGGATGCGGATGTGGCCATGACCACAACCACGATCATAACCATGATCATGAAAACCGTGAATTCATCACATTAATTGATGAAGCTGGTAACGAAGCATTATTCGAAATTTTATTAACAATTGACGGCGAAGAAGAATTTGCTGACAAAAAATACGTTTTACTATACCCTGCTGAATTCGATGAAGATGGCGAAGAAGAAATTGATTTATTAGCTTACCAATACATCGAAAGCGAAGACGATTCTGAAGGCGAATTAAAACCTATCGAAACTGACGCTGAGTGGGATATGATTGAAGAAGTCTTCAATGCATTTGCAGCAGAAGAAGAATAA
- a CDS encoding IreB family regulatory phosphoprotein, protein MSYTDETMQFDVNDLNKQPVSETLRIVYHALEEKGYNPVNQIVGYLLSGDPAYIPRYKEARNLIRRHERDEIMEELIRSYLSDNGIS, encoded by the coding sequence ATGAGTTATACAGATGAGACTATGCAATTTGACGTCAATGACTTAAATAAACAACCAGTCAGTGAAACGTTACGGATTGTTTATCATGCGTTAGAAGAAAAAGGCTATAACCCAGTGAATCAAATTGTTGGTTATTTACTATCTGGGGATCCAGCTTATATTCCACGTTACAAAGAGGCACGTAATTTAATTCGTCGCCATGAACGTGATGAAATTATGGAAGAGTTAATCAGAAGTTATTTATCTGATAATGGGATTAGTTAA
- a CDS encoding lysozyme, translating into MEISAKGINLIKKWEGVRLEAYEDIIGVWTIGYGHTKDVKKGMTITQQQAEDFLKKDIKHHVAYMEQVIKVPLTQDQFDALASFHFNLGAEILKDSDLLIYINQQEWKKAAKEMERYVYAGKEKSQGLVNRRHDEVQLFLSVLENNTKTSTSESQATSTTSQEMTTSSSSSEQVSEEVASSSTNTSSPETSTSNSVESDSSAPSQANSEEALTPIDMIKKAYEKFFS; encoded by the coding sequence ATGGAAATTTCAGCGAAAGGGATTAATCTCATTAAAAAATGGGAAGGCGTTCGTTTAGAAGCCTACGAAGACATTATTGGTGTCTGGACAATCGGTTACGGTCACACGAAGGATGTCAAAAAAGGTATGACTATCACGCAACAACAAGCCGAGGATTTCTTAAAAAAAGATATTAAACATCATGTTGCCTATATGGAACAGGTTATAAAGGTGCCATTGACTCAAGACCAATTCGATGCGTTAGCTAGCTTTCACTTTAACTTAGGTGCAGAAATTTTGAAAGATTCTGATTTATTAATCTATATTAATCAACAAGAGTGGAAAAAGGCTGCTAAGGAGATGGAACGTTATGTCTACGCGGGTAAAGAAAAATCACAAGGTTTAGTCAACCGCCGCCACGATGAGGTTCAGTTGTTTTTATCTGTTCTTGAAAATAACACAAAAACAAGTACTAGTGAATCTCAAGCCACATCAACAACGAGTCAAGAAATGACCACAAGCTCTTCTAGTTCTGAACAGGTGAGTGAAGAGGTAGCTTCGTCATCGACAAATACTAGTTCACCTGAAACTAGTACGTCAAATTCAGTTGAGAGTGATTCAAGCGCTCCATCACAAGCTAATAGCGAAGAAGCGCTAACGCCGATTGATATGATAAAAAAAGCCTATGAAAAGTTTTTTTCATAG
- the ruvX gene encoding Holliday junction resolvase RuvX, whose product MRIMGLDVGSKTVGVAISDRLGWTAQGIETIKINEAAGEFGYERVKELIDEYKVEKVVLGLPKNMNNTLGPRAEASQAYGTALEELYNIPVEYQDERLTTVEVERMLVEQANTSRSKRKKVIDKLAAVMILQNYLDRHSK is encoded by the coding sequence ATGAGAATTATGGGATTAGATGTCGGTTCTAAAACGGTTGGCGTAGCCATTAGTGATCGCTTAGGTTGGACAGCCCAAGGAATCGAAACAATTAAAATTAATGAAGCAGCCGGTGAATTTGGTTACGAGCGTGTCAAAGAGTTAATCGACGAATACAAAGTCGAAAAAGTGGTTTTAGGGTTACCTAAGAACATGAATAACACGTTAGGACCAAGAGCTGAAGCGTCTCAAGCGTACGGCACGGCCCTAGAAGAGTTATATAATATCCCAGTTGAATATCAAGATGAACGTTTAACAACGGTTGAAGTAGAGCGTATGTTAGTAGAACAAGCCAATACCTCACGTAGCAAACGTAAAAAAGTCATTGATAAATTAGCTGCGGTGATGATTTTACAAAATTATTTGGATAGACATTCAAAATAA